Proteins from a single region of Streptomyces spectabilis:
- a CDS encoding SigE family RNA polymerase sigma factor: MDAESQERFREFVESRSGALLRTAVLLSGGDRHAAEDLLQTALVKVADRWSRVDEPEAYVRQVLYRQQVGRWRLKWPRREVAVAEPPERADDGGEGAAELRVVMRGALARLTARQRAVLVLRYFEDLPEADVARILGCSVGTVRSTTHRSLARLRALAPELAALGPATAGIAPPRGISPVEVRP; this comes from the coding sequence ATGGATGCCGAAAGCCAGGAACGCTTCCGGGAGTTCGTGGAGAGCAGGTCCGGCGCTCTGCTGAGGACCGCCGTCCTGCTCAGCGGCGGCGACCGGCACGCCGCGGAGGACCTGCTGCAGACCGCTCTGGTGAAGGTCGCCGACCGGTGGAGCAGGGTCGACGAGCCGGAGGCGTACGTACGGCAGGTCCTCTACCGGCAGCAGGTCGGCCGGTGGCGGCTGAAGTGGCCGCGCCGCGAGGTGGCCGTCGCCGAGCCGCCCGAGCGGGCGGACGACGGCGGTGAGGGAGCCGCCGAACTGCGCGTCGTGATGCGCGGCGCGCTCGCCCGGCTCACCGCGCGCCAGCGCGCCGTGCTCGTCCTGCGGTACTTCGAGGACCTGCCCGAGGCCGACGTGGCCCGCATCCTCGGCTGCTCCGTCGGCACGGTCCGCAGCACCACGCACCGTTCGCTCGCCCGGCTGCGCGCGCTCGCGCCCGAGCTGGCGGCGCTCGGCCCGGCGACCGCCGGGATCGCCCCGCCCCGTGGCATCTCACCTGTGGAGGTACGTCCGTGA
- the dapD gene encoding 2,3,4,5-tetrahydropyridine-2,6-dicarboxylate N-succinyltransferase encodes MTDTTASRTTGAVGAGLATIAADGTVLDTWFPAPELVDEPGPAGSERLSAERAVELLGEGAAKAIGPDARRGVEVVAVRTVIASLDEKPLDAHDVYLRLHLLSHRLIKPHGASLDGMFGFLANVAWTSLGPVAVDDLEKVRLNARAEGLHLAVTSVDKFPRMTDYVAPKGVRIGDADRVRLGAHLAEGTTVMHEGFVNFNAGTLGTSMVEGRISAGVVVGDGSDIGGGASTMGTLSGGGNVRIVIGERCLIGAEAGVGIALGDECVVEAGLYVTAGTRVTMPDGQIVKARELSGASNILFRRNSVTGAVEARPNNAVWGGLNDVLHSHN; translated from the coding sequence ATGACCGATACGACTGCTTCCCGCACCACCGGCGCCGTGGGCGCCGGGCTCGCCACCATCGCCGCTGACGGCACCGTGCTCGACACCTGGTTCCCCGCCCCCGAGCTCGTCGACGAGCCGGGCCCCGCCGGGAGCGAGCGGCTGAGCGCCGAGCGTGCCGTGGAGCTGCTCGGCGAAGGTGCCGCGAAGGCGATCGGGCCGGACGCCCGCCGCGGTGTGGAGGTCGTCGCCGTCCGTACGGTCATCGCGTCGCTCGACGAGAAGCCGCTGGACGCGCACGACGTCTACCTGCGGCTGCACCTGCTCAGCCACCGCCTGATCAAGCCGCACGGCGCGAGCCTGGACGGCATGTTCGGCTTCCTCGCCAACGTCGCCTGGACCTCGCTCGGCCCGGTCGCCGTCGACGACCTGGAGAAGGTCCGTCTGAACGCCCGCGCCGAGGGCCTGCACCTCGCCGTGACGAGCGTCGACAAGTTCCCGCGCATGACGGACTACGTCGCGCCCAAGGGCGTCCGCATCGGCGACGCCGACCGCGTCCGGCTCGGCGCGCACCTCGCCGAGGGCACCACCGTGATGCACGAGGGCTTCGTGAACTTCAACGCGGGCACGCTCGGCACCTCCATGGTCGAGGGCCGCATCTCCGCCGGCGTCGTCGTCGGCGACGGCTCCGACATCGGCGGCGGCGCCTCCACCATGGGCACGCTCTCCGGCGGCGGCAACGTCCGCATCGTCATCGGCGAGCGCTGCCTGATCGGCGCCGAGGCCGGCGTCGGCATCGCGCTCGGCGACGAGTGCGTCGTCGAGGCGGGCCTGTACGTCACGGCCGGTACGCGCGTGACCATGCCCGACGGCCAGATCGTCAAGGCCCGTGAGCTCTCCGGCGCCTCGAACATCCTCTTCCGCCGCAACTCGGTCACCGGCGCCGTCGAGGCCCGGCCGAACAACGCGGTGTGGGGCGGCCTCAACGACGTACTGCACAGCCACAACTGA
- a CDS encoding MFS transporter: protein MPRALREVPRTVWLLAAGQFFNMVVAFTFVYFFVYLTHERGLSVAQAGLISGIGGAGQVAGNFTGGWFGDKYGHRRVLLVGSLVSGAGVLALPVLPLALLYVVPGLGQYAGGCVRAANGALVAVTVPEGARRQGFAVMRFAANAGFTAGPPLGALLIAHFSYAVLFVVDGVGTLVFAAYAARVLPARGAGRAAAGEPGGPGVFASLRRRPTVVALLAAVLVTDLVYRQQYVTLPVDLGRNGLDTGFYGWLLAVNGGLILLLELPVTLALRGRRPLRIVGSGVLLVGAGYGVLALGVGAGTAVAMMALLTAGEILYKTTATAYVADSAPAHAQGRFQSLYSGVSVSGVVLAGPLGGALYEGAPGALWPVCAALAGLAGALLLWAGRGPGGGPCPCGTIARGEREECRLASAGPARLGSHS from the coding sequence ATGCCGCGCGCGCTGCGTGAGGTGCCGAGGACGGTCTGGCTCCTGGCCGCCGGCCAGTTCTTCAACATGGTCGTGGCCTTCACCTTCGTGTACTTCTTCGTGTACCTCACGCACGAGCGCGGTCTGTCCGTCGCCCAGGCCGGTCTGATCAGCGGCATCGGCGGGGCCGGGCAGGTCGCGGGGAACTTCACCGGAGGCTGGTTCGGCGACAAGTACGGGCACCGGCGCGTGCTGCTCGTCGGGTCGCTCGTCAGCGGCGCCGGGGTGCTCGCGCTGCCCGTCCTGCCGCTCGCCCTGCTGTACGTCGTGCCGGGCCTCGGCCAGTACGCGGGCGGCTGCGTGCGGGCCGCCAACGGCGCGCTCGTCGCCGTGACCGTGCCGGAGGGGGCGCGGCGGCAGGGCTTCGCGGTGATGCGGTTCGCGGCCAACGCGGGCTTCACCGCGGGGCCGCCGCTCGGCGCGCTGCTCATCGCCCACTTCTCGTACGCCGTCCTGTTCGTCGTCGACGGGGTCGGCACGCTCGTCTTCGCCGCGTACGCCGCGCGCGTGCTGCCCGCGCGCGGGGCCGGGCGCGCGGCCGCCGGAGAGCCGGGCGGCCCCGGGGTGTTCGCGTCGCTGCGGCGGCGGCCCACCGTCGTCGCGCTGCTCGCCGCCGTCCTCGTGACCGACCTCGTCTACCGGCAGCAGTACGTGACGCTGCCCGTCGACCTCGGCCGGAACGGCCTCGACACCGGCTTCTACGGGTGGCTCCTCGCCGTCAACGGCGGGCTCATCCTGCTCCTGGAGCTGCCGGTGACGCTCGCGCTGCGGGGGCGGCGGCCGCTGCGGATCGTGGGGAGCGGGGTGCTGCTCGTCGGGGCGGGGTACGGGGTGCTCGCGCTCGGCGTGGGCGCGGGGACCGCCGTCGCGATGATGGCGCTGCTCACGGCGGGGGAGATCCTCTACAAGACCACGGCCACGGCGTACGTCGCGGACAGCGCGCCCGCGCACGCGCAGGGGCGGTTCCAGAGCCTGTACTCCGGGGTGTCGGTGAGCGGGGTGGTGCTCGCGGGGCCGCTGGGCGGGGCGCTGTACGAGGGGGCACCGGGGGCGCTGTGGCCGGTGTGCGCCGCTCTCGCCGGGCTCGCGGGGGCGCTGCTGCTGTGGGCGGGGCGCGGCCCCGGTGGCGGGCCGTGCCCCTGCGGGACGATCGCCCGCGGCGAGCGCGAAGAGTGCCGGTTAGCGTCCGCGGGCCCGGCCCGGTTAGGTTCTCACTCATGA
- a CDS encoding winged helix-turn-helix transcriptional regulator, with the protein MPRRTSLGDAHCAIAQALDVVGDWWTLLIVRDTARGVHRFDELQRELGLSRKVLAERLRLLVDADVLTRVPYQDRPPRHEYRLTPRGRALLPVLIALQDWGDTWVLGEGEMSATTPTQASQEARRVHELLGTRVPELRLRSADGEPGDPVADAAHTVLYCFPGAYARKDAYPPGWSAIPGAPGCTLESCTYRDRLAEFTAAGAAVRGVSTQRPDEQRAFAAKEGLRFPLLSDADLALTAALRLPTFRAAGVSRLKRLTLVVDAKRVVRHVQYPVTDVTASVETALRAVTRLRAPGS; encoded by the coding sequence ATGCCACGGCGGACGAGCCTCGGCGACGCCCACTGCGCCATCGCGCAGGCCCTGGACGTCGTCGGCGACTGGTGGACCCTGCTGATCGTGCGCGACACGGCCCGCGGAGTGCACCGCTTCGACGAGCTCCAGCGCGAACTCGGCCTGTCCCGCAAGGTGCTCGCCGAGCGCCTGCGGCTCCTGGTGGACGCGGACGTGCTGACCCGGGTGCCGTACCAGGACCGCCCGCCGCGCCACGAATACCGTCTGACGCCGCGCGGGCGGGCCCTGCTGCCGGTCCTGATCGCCCTTCAGGACTGGGGAGACACCTGGGTCCTTGGAGAGGGAGAGATGAGCGCGACGACACCGACGCAGGCCTCGCAGGAGGCCCGGCGCGTCCACGAACTCCTGGGCACGCGCGTGCCGGAGCTCCGGCTGCGCTCCGCGGACGGCGAGCCGGGCGACCCGGTCGCGGACGCGGCGCACACCGTCCTGTACTGCTTCCCGGGCGCCTACGCCCGCAAGGACGCCTATCCGCCCGGCTGGTCGGCGATCCCCGGCGCACCGGGCTGCACCCTGGAGTCCTGCACCTACCGCGACCGGCTCGCGGAGTTCACCGCGGCGGGCGCCGCCGTGCGCGGCGTGTCGACGCAGCGCCCCGACGAGCAGCGGGCCTTCGCCGCCAAGGAGGGCCTGCGGTTCCCGCTCCTGTCGGACGCGGATCTGGCCCTGACGGCGGCGCTCCGCCTGCCCACGTTCCGCGCGGCGGGCGTGAGCCGCCTCAAGCGCCTGACCCTGGTCGTGGACGCCAAGCGCGTGGTGCGCCACGTGCAGTACCCCGTCACGGACGTCACGGCGAGCGTCGAGACGGCCCTGCGCGCCGTCACACGCCTTCGGGCGCCCGGGAGTTGA
- a CDS encoding TetR/AcrR family transcriptional regulator: MGRRYDPDRRQRIIDAALRVAGEKGIAGLSHRSVAAEADVPLGSTTYHFKTLDDLLVAALRQSNEGFARLVRERGVLQDPDADLAAELAALLGEWAARGREGLELEYELYLAALRRPVLRPVAAEWCEGVAVVLRERTDPATARGLVALMDGICLQALLTGGEYDEAYTREMLGRVLLNSRAPEGV; encoded by the coding sequence ATGGGGCGCCGCTACGACCCCGACAGACGGCAGCGGATCATCGACGCGGCCCTGCGGGTCGCGGGCGAGAAGGGGATCGCGGGCCTCAGCCACCGGTCCGTCGCCGCCGAGGCCGATGTGCCGCTGGGCTCGACGACGTACCACTTCAAGACCCTCGACGACCTTCTGGTGGCGGCCCTGCGGCAGTCCAACGAGGGGTTCGCGCGGCTCGTGCGGGAGCGCGGGGTGCTCCAGGACCCGGACGCCGACCTCGCGGCCGAGCTCGCGGCCCTCCTCGGGGAGTGGGCCGCCCGAGGGCGTGAGGGGCTTGAGCTGGAGTACGAGCTGTATCTGGCCGCGCTGCGCCGCCCCGTGCTGCGGCCGGTGGCCGCCGAGTGGTGCGAGGGGGTCGCGGTGGTGCTGCGCGAGCGCACCGACCCCGCCACCGCGCGGGGGCTGGTCGCGCTCATGGACGGCATCTGCCTTCAGGCGCTGCTCACGGGCGGCGAGTACGACGAGGCGTACACCCGCGAGATGCTCGGCCGGGTCCTGCTCAACTCCCGGGCGCCCGAAGGCGTGTGA
- a CDS encoding DMT family transporter, with protein sequence MGYGLLAAAIAAEVAGTTAMKYSEGFSKLWPSLVTVVGYVLAFALLAQTLKTLSVGTAYAIWAGIGTAAVAGIGMVFMGESASLLKLSGIALVIAGVVVLNLGGAH encoded by the coding sequence ATGGGATACGGACTGCTGGCCGCGGCCATCGCGGCGGAGGTGGCCGGGACGACGGCCATGAAGTACAGCGAGGGGTTCAGCAAGCTGTGGCCCTCGCTGGTCACCGTGGTGGGGTATGTGCTGGCCTTCGCGCTGCTCGCGCAGACCCTGAAGACGCTGTCGGTGGGGACCGCGTACGCGATCTGGGCGGGGATCGGGACCGCCGCGGTCGCCGGCATCGGCATGGTGTTCATGGGGGAGTCGGCGAGTCTGCTCAAGCTGTCCGGCATCGCGCTGGTCATCGCGGGGGTCGTCGTGCTGAATCTGGGCGGGGCCCACTGA
- a CDS encoding metal-sulfur cluster assembly factor → MSENTVTSEEGLTTKPASEEEVREALYDVVDPELGIDVVNLGLIYGIHVDDANIATIDMTLTSAACPLTDVIEDQAKSATDGIVNELRINWVWMPPWGPDKITDDGREQLRALGFNV, encoded by the coding sequence ATGAGCGAGAACACTGTGACTTCTGAAGAGGGCCTCACGACCAAGCCCGCCTCGGAGGAAGAGGTCCGCGAGGCGCTCTACGACGTCGTCGACCCCGAGCTGGGCATCGACGTCGTCAATCTGGGCCTGATCTACGGCATCCACGTGGACGACGCCAACATCGCCACCATCGACATGACGCTCACCTCGGCGGCCTGCCCGCTGACCGACGTCATCGAGGACCAGGCGAAGTCCGCGACGGACGGCATCGTCAACGAGCTCCGGATCAACTGGGTCTGGATGCCGCCGTGGGGCCCGGACAAGATCACCGACGACGGCCGCGAGCAGCTGCGGGCGCTCGGGTTCAACGTCTGA
- the sufU gene encoding Fe-S cluster assembly sulfur transfer protein SufU, with protein sequence MKLDSMYQDVILDHYKHPHGRGLRDGDAEVHHVNPTCGDEITLRVKYDGSRIADVSYEGQGCSISQASASVLNDLLVGKDLAEAQKIQAVFLELMQSKGKLEPDDAMEEVLEDAVAFAGVSKYPARVKCALLSWMAWKDATAQALGADADAERKTA encoded by the coding sequence GTGAAGCTGGATTCGATGTACCAGGACGTGATCCTGGACCACTACAAGCACCCGCACGGGCGCGGTCTGCGCGACGGCGACGCCGAGGTGCACCACGTCAACCCGACGTGCGGTGACGAGATCACGCTGCGGGTCAAGTACGACGGCTCGCGCATCGCCGACGTGAGTTACGAGGGCCAGGGCTGCTCCATCAGCCAGGCCAGCGCGTCGGTGCTCAACGACCTGCTCGTGGGCAAGGACCTCGCGGAGGCGCAGAAGATCCAGGCTGTGTTCCTGGAGCTGATGCAGTCCAAGGGCAAGCTGGAGCCGGACGACGCGATGGAGGAGGTCCTGGAGGACGCGGTCGCGTTCGCCGGGGTCTCCAAGTACCCCGCGCGCGTCAAGTGTGCTCTGCTGAGCTGGATGGCGTGGAAGGACGCGACGGCGCAGGCCCTAGGGGCCGACGCCGACGCTGAAAGGAAGACGGCATGA
- a CDS encoding cysteine desulfurase, with protein MTQLPGLLDAEALRKDFPILERSLHDGKKLVYLDNAATSQTPRQVIDAVSEYYEQHNANVHRGVHVLAEEATALYEGARDKVAAFINAPSRDEVIFTKNASESLNLVANMLGWADEPYRVDHETEIVITEMEHHSNIVPWQLLSQRTGAKLKWFGLTDDGRLDLSNIDEVITEKTKIVSFVLVSNILGTVNPVEAIVRRAQEVGALVLIDASQAAPHMPLDVQALQADFVAFTGHKMCGPTGIGVLWGRQELLEDLPPFLGGGEMIETVSMHSSTYAPAPHKFEAGTPPIAQAVGLGAAVDYLTAIGMDKIEQHEHAITEYAVKRLLEVPDLRIIGPSTAEDRGAAISFTLGDIHPHDVGQVLDEQGIAVRVGHHCARPVCLRYGIPATTRASFYLYSTPGEIDALVDGLEHVRNFFG; from the coding sequence GTGACACAGCTGCCGGGTCTCCTCGACGCCGAGGCGCTCCGCAAGGACTTCCCCATCCTGGAGCGCTCGCTCCACGACGGCAAGAAGCTGGTCTACCTGGACAACGCGGCGACTTCGCAGACGCCGCGCCAGGTCATCGACGCAGTCAGCGAGTACTACGAGCAGCACAACGCCAACGTCCACCGCGGCGTGCACGTCCTCGCCGAGGAGGCCACGGCGCTGTACGAGGGCGCCCGTGACAAGGTCGCCGCGTTCATCAACGCGCCGAGCCGCGACGAGGTGATCTTCACCAAGAACGCCTCGGAGTCGCTCAACCTCGTGGCGAACATGCTCGGCTGGGCCGACGAGCCCTACCGCGTGGACCACGAGACCGAGATCGTCATCACGGAGATGGAGCACCACTCCAACATCGTGCCGTGGCAGCTGCTCTCGCAGCGCACGGGCGCGAAGCTGAAGTGGTTCGGCCTGACCGACGACGGTCGGCTCGACCTGTCGAACATCGACGAGGTCATCACGGAGAAGACGAAGATCGTCTCCTTCGTCCTGGTGTCGAACATCCTGGGCACGGTCAACCCGGTCGAGGCGATCGTGCGCCGCGCCCAGGAGGTCGGCGCGCTCGTCCTGATCGACGCCTCCCAGGCAGCGCCGCACATGCCGCTCGACGTGCAGGCCCTGCAGGCCGACTTCGTGGCCTTCACCGGCCACAAGATGTGCGGCCCGACGGGCATCGGCGTGCTGTGGGGCCGCCAGGAGCTGCTGGAGGACCTGCCTCCGTTCCTCGGCGGCGGCGAGATGATCGAGACGGTGTCGATGCACTCCTCGACCTACGCCCCCGCGCCGCACAAGTTCGAGGCGGGTACGCCCCCGATCGCGCAGGCCGTCGGCCTCGGCGCGGCCGTGGACTACCTCACGGCCATCGGCATGGACAAGATCGAGCAGCACGAGCACGCGATCACCGAGTACGCGGTGAAGCGCCTGCTCGAGGTCCCGGACCTGAGGATCATCGGCCCGTCCACGGCCGAGGACCGGGGCGCCGCGATCTCCTTCACGCTCGGCGACATCCACCCGCACGACGTGGGCCAGGTCCTCGACGAGCAGGGCATCGCGGTCCGGGTCGGCCACCACTGCGCCCGCCCCGTCTGCCTGCGCTACGGAATTCCCGCGACCACGCGAGCGTCGTTCTATCTGTACTCCACGCCCGGCGAGATCGACGCCCTGGTCGACGGCCTGGAGCACGTACGGAACTTCTTCGGCTGA
- the sufC gene encoding Fe-S cluster assembly ATPase SufC — protein sequence MATLEIRDLHVTVEVENGTKEILKGVDLTVKQGETHAIMGPNGSGKSTLAYSIAGHPKYTITGGTVTLDGEDVLEMEVDERARAGMFLAMQYPVEVPGVSVSNFLRTSATAIRGEAPKLRTWVKEVKETMAGLQMDPSFAERNVNEGFSGGEKKRHEILQMELLKPKIAILDETDSGLDVDALRVVSEGVNRVRDTGEVGTLLITHYTRILRYIKPDFVHVFANGRIAESGGPELADKLEAEGYEAYVKGGASA from the coding sequence ATGGCAACGCTTGAAATCCGCGACCTGCACGTGACCGTCGAGGTCGAGAACGGCACCAAGGAAATCCTCAAGGGTGTCGACCTGACCGTGAAGCAGGGCGAGACGCACGCCATCATGGGCCCGAACGGCTCCGGCAAGTCGACCCTCGCCTACTCCATCGCGGGCCACCCGAAGTACACCATCACCGGCGGCACCGTCACCCTCGACGGTGAGGACGTCCTGGAGATGGAGGTCGACGAACGCGCCCGCGCCGGCATGTTCCTCGCCATGCAGTACCCGGTCGAGGTCCCGGGTGTGTCCGTCTCCAACTTCCTGCGCACCTCCGCCACCGCCATCCGCGGCGAGGCCCCCAAGCTCCGCACCTGGGTGAAGGAGGTCAAGGAGACGATGGCCGGGCTCCAGATGGACCCGTCCTTCGCCGAGCGCAACGTGAACGAGGGCTTCTCCGGCGGTGAGAAGAAGCGCCACGAGATCCTCCAGATGGAGCTCCTCAAGCCGAAGATCGCGATCCTCGACGAGACCGACTCCGGCCTGGACGTCGACGCGCTGCGCGTCGTCTCCGAGGGCGTCAACCGCGTCCGCGACACCGGCGAGGTGGGCACCCTGCTCATCACCCACTACACGCGCATCCTGCGCTACATCAAGCCCGACTTCGTCCACGTGTTCGCGAACGGGCGCATCGCCGAGTCCGGCGGCCCCGAGCTCGCCGACAAGCTGGAGGCCGAGGGCTACGAGGCTTACGTGAAGGGAGGCGCGTCCGCGTGA
- a CDS encoding bifunctional 3-phenylpropionate/cinnamic acid dioxygenase ferredoxin subunit has translation MTFVRACGLSELEEDTPKRVELDGTPVSVVHTEGEVFAIHDICSHANVSLSEGEVEDCQIECWLHGSAFDLRTGKPSGLPATRPVPVYPVKIEGDDVLVSLSQES, from the coding sequence ATGACGTTCGTACGCGCCTGTGGACTGAGCGAGCTGGAGGAGGACACCCCCAAGCGGGTGGAACTCGACGGCACGCCGGTCTCGGTCGTCCACACCGAGGGTGAGGTGTTCGCGATCCACGACATCTGCTCGCACGCGAACGTCTCGCTCTCCGAGGGCGAGGTGGAGGACTGCCAGATCGAGTGCTGGCTGCACGGCTCCGCGTTCGACCTCCGCACCGGCAAGCCGTCCGGCCTTCCCGCGACGCGCCCCGTCCCCGTTTACCCCGTAAAGATCGAAGGGGACGACGTGCTCGTCTCCCTCTCCCAGGAGTCCTGA
- the sufD gene encoding Fe-S cluster assembly protein SufD: MAEAQNIPVGSTTAGSIAVAAESTVATRMSAPPSFDVADFPVPHGREEEWRFTPLERLRGLHDGTAVATGEGVKVEVEAPEGVTVETVGRDDARLGRAGTPVDRVAAQAYSSFEKASVVTVPKETVLSEPIRIAVHGEGGTAFGHQVIELGAFAEAVVVIDHSGDAVLAANVDYVLGDGAKLTVVSVQDWDDKAVHVAQHNALVGRDASFKSVVVTFGGDTVRIHPRVAYAGTGGEAELFGLYFTDAGQHQEHRLLVDHNVPHCKSNVVYKGALQGEAAHAVWIGDVLIEARAEGTDTYEMNRNLVLTDGARVDSVPNLEIETGEIVGAGHASATGRFDDEQLFYLMARGIPQHEARRLVVRGFFAELVQQIGVDDIEERLIAKIEEELEASVA, from the coding sequence ATGGCTGAGGCTCAGAACATCCCGGTGGGATCGACCACCGCCGGTTCCATCGCGGTGGCCGCCGAGTCCACCGTCGCCACCCGTATGAGCGCGCCCCCGTCCTTCGACGTGGCGGACTTCCCGGTGCCGCACGGCCGCGAGGAGGAGTGGCGGTTCACCCCCCTCGAGCGCCTGCGCGGGCTGCACGACGGCACCGCCGTCGCCACCGGCGAGGGCGTCAAGGTCGAGGTCGAGGCCCCCGAGGGCGTCACCGTCGAGACCGTCGGGCGCGACGACGCCCGGCTCGGCAGGGCCGGCACGCCGGTGGACCGTGTCGCCGCCCAGGCGTACTCGTCCTTCGAGAAGGCCTCGGTCGTGACCGTGCCCAAGGAGACGGTGCTCAGCGAGCCGATCCGGATCGCCGTGCACGGCGAGGGCGGCACCGCCTTCGGCCACCAGGTCATCGAGCTGGGCGCGTTCGCCGAGGCCGTCGTCGTGATCGACCACTCCGGCGACGCGGTCCTCGCCGCCAACGTGGACTACGTCCTCGGTGACGGCGCGAAGCTCACCGTCGTCTCCGTGCAGGACTGGGACGACAAGGCGGTGCACGTCGCGCAGCACAACGCGCTCGTGGGCCGCGACGCCTCCTTCAAGTCCGTGGTCGTCACCTTCGGCGGTGACACGGTCCGCATCCACCCGCGCGTGGCGTACGCCGGCACGGGCGGCGAGGCCGAGCTCTTCGGCCTGTACTTCACGGACGCGGGCCAGCACCAGGAGCACCGCCTCCTGGTCGACCACAACGTCCCGCACTGCAAGTCCAACGTCGTGTACAAGGGCGCCCTGCAGGGCGAGGCCGCGCACGCCGTGTGGATCGGCGACGTCCTCATCGAGGCCAGGGCCGAGGGCACGGACACCTACGAGATGAACCGCAACCTCGTCCTGACGGACGGCGCCCGGGTCGACTCGGTGCCGAACCTGGAGATCGAGACCGGCGAGATCGTCGGCGCGGGCCACGCGTCGGCGACCGGCCGCTTCGACGACGAGCAGCTGTTCTACCTGATGGCCCGCGGCATCCCGCAGCACGAGGCGCGCCGCCTCGTGGTCCGCGGCTTCTTCGCCGAGCTCGTCCAGCAGATCGGTGTCGACGACATCGAGGAGCGGCTCATCGCGAAGATCGAAGAGGAGCTGGAGGCGTCCGTCGCATGA
- the sufB gene encoding Fe-S cluster assembly protein SufB encodes MTLPTETAHPELEGLGNYEYGWADSDAAGAAAKRGLSEDVVRDISAKKSEPEWMTKLRLKGLRLFDKKPMPNWGSDLSGIDFDNIKYFVRSTEKQAESWEDLPEDIKNTYDKLGIPEAEKQRLVAGVAAQYESEVVYHQIREDLEEQGVIFLDTDTALKEHPELFKEYFGTVIPVGDNKFASLNTAVWSGGSFIYVPKGVHVEIPLQAYFRINTENMGQFERTLIIVDEDAYVHYVEGCTAPIYKSDSLHSAVVEIIVKKGGRCRYTTIQNWSNNVYNLVTKRAVAYEGATMEWIDGNIGSKVTMKYPAVYLMGEHAKGETLSIAFAGEGQHQDAGSKMVHMAPNTSSNIVSKSVARGGGRTSYRGLVEIGEGAAGSKSNVLCDALLVDTISRSDTYPYVDVREDDVSMGHEATVSKVSEDQLFYLMSRGLTEFEAMAMIVRGFVEPIAKELPMEYALELNRLIELQMEGSVG; translated from the coding sequence ATGACTCTCCCCACGGAGACTGCCCACCCTGAGCTCGAGGGCCTGGGCAATTACGAGTACGGCTGGGCCGACTCCGACGCGGCCGGTGCCGCCGCCAAGCGCGGTCTGAGCGAGGATGTCGTCCGCGACATCTCGGCGAAGAAGTCCGAGCCGGAGTGGATGACGAAGCTGCGCCTGAAGGGCCTCCGGCTCTTCGACAAGAAGCCCATGCCGAACTGGGGCTCGGACCTCTCCGGCATCGACTTCGACAACATCAAGTACTTCGTGCGCTCCACGGAGAAGCAGGCGGAGTCCTGGGAGGACCTGCCCGAGGACATCAAGAACACGTACGACAAGCTCGGCATCCCCGAGGCGGAGAAGCAGCGCCTGGTCGCCGGCGTCGCCGCGCAGTACGAGTCCGAGGTCGTCTACCACCAGATCCGCGAGGACCTGGAGGAGCAGGGCGTCATCTTCCTGGACACCGACACGGCGCTGAAGGAGCACCCGGAGCTCTTCAAGGAGTACTTCGGAACCGTCATCCCCGTCGGTGACAACAAGTTCGCGTCGCTGAACACGGCCGTGTGGTCCGGCGGATCGTTCATCTACGTCCCCAAGGGCGTGCACGTCGAGATCCCGCTCCAGGCCTACTTCCGCATCAACACGGAGAACATGGGCCAGTTCGAGCGGACGCTGATCATCGTCGACGAGGACGCCTACGTCCACTACGTCGAGGGCTGCACCGCCCCGATCTACAAGTCGGACTCGCTGCACTCCGCGGTCGTCGAGATCATCGTCAAGAAGGGCGGCCGCTGCCGCTACACGACGATCCAGAACTGGTCGAACAACGTCTACAACCTGGTCACCAAGCGCGCCGTGGCGTACGAGGGCGCGACCATGGAGTGGATCGACGGCAACATCGGCTCCAAGGTCACCATGAAGTACCCGGCCGTCTACCTGATGGGCGAGCACGCCAAGGGCGAGACCCTGTCCATCGCCTTCGCGGGCGAGGGCCAGCACCAGGACGCGGGCTCCAAGATGGTCCACATGGCGCCGAACACCTCCTCCAACATCGTGTCGAAGTCGGTGGCCCGTGGTGGCGGCCGCACCTCGTACCGCGGTCTGGTCGAGATCGGCGAGGGCGCCGCGGGCTCCAAGTCCAACGTGCTCTGTGACGCGCTGCTCGTCGACACGATCTCCCGCTCGGACACCTACCCCTACGTGGACGTCCGCGAGGACGACGTGTCCATGGGCCACGAGGCCACCGTCTCCAAGGTCTCCGAGGACCAGCTCTTCTACCTGATGAGCCGCGGCCTCACCGAGTTCGAGGCGATGGCGATGATCGTGCGCGGCTTCGTCGAGCCGATCGCCAAGGAGCTCCCCATGGAGTACGCCCTGGAGCTCAACCGGCTGATCGAGCTGCAGATGGAGGGCTCGGTCGGCTGA